In Sphingomonas sp. KC8, the sequence CCAGAATTCCAAGTGGATCGTGGCGCCCTGGCTCCATCTGCTTGATTGCTGCCAGGAATCGGATGGTGGCGTGGCCCTGGTGATCGCGCGCGCGGACCGTGCGCGCGATACAAGGAACAAGCCGGCCCGCATTCTCGGCGCGGAATATGCCTTCCTCAAAAATCACGAGATCATCTCGGATTATTATGAGGGTGACCTGGCTGAACTGGACGTGTCGCGCCGCGTGACCGAACGCCTGACCAAGGCAGCGGGGCTCGCGCCGCGCGACACCAATGTCGCGATGATCTATGACAATTTCACACCGCAGATTCTGCGCCAGACCGAAGGGTTCGGCTTTTGCGGGGCAGGTGAGGCCAAGGACTATATCCGCGACGGCCATATGAACCTCGATGGGCGTCATCCGCTCAGCCCCAATGGCGGGTTGATGGGTGAAGCCTATATCCACGGCATGAACAACATCACCGAAGGTGTTCGCCAACTGCGGGGAACCGCCGCCAATCAGGTGAAGAATGTGGAGACGGTGTTCTGCGCATCGGGCGTCGCCGGGGCGATTCTCGGTCTGTGAATATCACCGCCGCCCGCATCGCGACCGACAGCGTCGCTCGCCCGCTTTCCTTTGACGTCGGTTCGCTGACGGACGGGGGCGAGGCCATCACGTTGGTGGTGGACGTCCACTATCCGACGCGGCTGGCGGCGCGGCCGGTGCTGTTCTGGTGTGTTCCAGGCGGAGGGGTATCGCGGAACTATTACCATCTTGCGGATCCGCAAGGGGATGGCGCTGGTGGGTTCAGCTTTGCTGCAGCCATGACGGCGGCGGGACATATTGTCGTTACCGTGGATCCCGCCGGTGTGGGGGAAAGCACTCGCCCGAAAGACGGCTATTCGCTGACGACCGATGCTGTGGCCACGGGCAATGCCCGGGCGCTTGCCGAATTCCGTGGGCGACTGGCTGTGGGCGGGATCGAAGGCCTTCCCCCGCTTGCCGATGTGAGGGTCGTCGGTACGGGCCATTCTGCGGGAGCAATGATCAGCGTCGTTCATCAGGCGGCGGTCCATGATTTCGATGCCATGCTGCTGTTCTGTTTCGGCACGGCTGGTCTGCCGGAATATATGGACGATGTGCACCGTGCGGCGCTTCTTGAGCCAGATGGAGGCCGATCGCGCATCGTGGAATTTGCACGGGCCCGCTTCGGGGCCGAACCCTATTTGCCGGCACCCGTTCAGGACAAGGATACACCGGCCGGGCGGGCGTTGCGGGCCGTGATGAACCATGTCCTTGCCAATATTGGCATGCATGCAATGTTGCCCGGCAATGTTGCACGCGAGCTGGGCGAACTCGACGTCCCTGTATTCCTGTCGGTCGGTGATCGCGACATGACCGGACCGCCCCACTTGATGCCGCGCGATTACAAGGCATGCCCGGATTTCACCCTATATGTCGTGCCGACATCTGGTCATCACGTCTTTGTCGCGCCCGGCGTGGA encodes:
- a CDS encoding alpha/beta hydrolase, yielding MNITAARIATDSVARPLSFDVGSLTDGGEAITLVVDVHYPTRLAARPVLFWCVPGGGVSRNYYHLADPQGDGAGGFSFAAAMTAAGHIVVTVDPAGVGESTRPKDGYSLTTDAVATGNARALAEFRGRLAVGGIEGLPPLADVRVVGTGHSAGAMISVVHQAAVHDFDAMLLFCFGTAGLPEYMDDVHRAALLEPDGGRSRIVEFARARFGAEPYLPAPVQDKDTPAGRALRAVMNHVLANIGMHAMLPGNVARELGELDVPVFLSVGDRDMTGPPHLMPRDYKACPDFTLYVVPTSGHHVFVAPGVERLYGRIVGWLDGLLRD